The following coding sequences are from one Aethina tumida isolate Nest 87 chromosome 2, icAetTumi1.1, whole genome shotgun sequence window:
- the LOC109598704 gene encoding probable 28S ribosomal protein S6, mitochondrial, whose translation MITYELCLLLRVMPKSELVTTLKRTAETIFSKGGIIRKLENLGTREMPFKTSVHGVVYNKASYFLYEFNAPPSSLDSLLDEYGRDVDVIRRTIYKKKQLDPFECTLHEEILPPPYRKDVQKMIELTKKEDKFKFKYNSGLDYYPFQK comes from the exons atgattacatatgagttatgtttattattacgaGTTATGCCAAag agtgAACTAGTCACAACTTTAAAGAGAACAGCTgaaacaatattcagtaaaggAGGAATAATTAGGAAATTAGAAAATCTGGGAACAAGGGAGATGCCATTTAAAACTAGTGTACATGGTGTGGTGTACAATAAAGCtag TTATTTTCTATATGAATTCAATGCACCCCCCAGTTCATTGGATAGCTTGTTAGATGAGTATGGAAGGGATGTAGATGTTATCAGAAGAACCATTTACAAGAAGAAACAATTGGACCCATTTGAATGTACTTTACATGAAGAAATTCTACCCCCACCCTACAGAAAAGATGTACAAAAAATGATTGAACTGACCAAAAAAGAagataagtttaaatttaaatacaattctgGTTTAGACTATTATCCCTTCCAAAAATAG
- the LOC109598713 gene encoding acyl-CoA-binding domain-containing protein 6 produces the protein MSTDSDLDELGLSSNDEEDTLSITFNNAADHLKSLVSNLDNATLLTLYGYYKQGSEGKCNTPKPSWYDLRAKSKWEAWNSLGDMPTDEAKKLYIKKIKELDPTFEDTTVVKSKETWVRVSTLQKTFEDDTEKNVTDHIKEGNIDQIRAHLETLSIEHISKLDEEGLSLLHWSADSGNATVLELLLSTGVDVNLKDNDGQTALHYASSCGHVDCIKVLLKNNADVKVVDNDGCCPVSVAFDDNVKGLILNR, from the coding sequence ATGTCAACAGATTCAGATTTGGATGAACTGGGATTATCTTCAAATGATGAAGAGGATACTCTCAGCATTACATTCAACAATGCTGCTGATCATCTTAAATCTCTTGTTTCAAACTTGGACAATGCCActttattaacactttatgGTTATTATAAGCAAGGCTCGGAGGGCAAATGCAACACACCAAAACCTAGTTGGTATGACCTCAGAGCAAAATCAAAATGGGAAGCCTGGAATAGCTTGGGAGACATGCCAACAGATGAAgctaaaaaattgtacattaaaaaaatcaaggaACTGGATCCGACATTTGAGGACACAACTGTAGTTAAAAGCAAGGAAACCTGGGTGAGGGTGTCCACTTTACAAAAGACCTTTGAAGATGACACAGAGAAAAACGTCACGGACCACATTAAAGAAGGCAACATTGACCAGATAAGAGCACATCTTGAGACGCTCAGCATTGAGCACATTAGCAAGTTGGATGAAGAAGGTTTGTCACTTCTTCATTGGTCAGCAGACAGTGGCAATGCAACAGTTTTGGAACTGTTATTGTCCACTGGTGTGGATGTAAATCTGAAAGACAATGATGGACAGACAGCTTTACATTATGCATCAAGTTGTGGACATGTGGATTGCATTAAAGTATTGCTGAAGAATAATGCTGATGTTAAGGTGGTTGATAATGATGGGTGTTGTCCTGTTTCTGTTGCATTTGATGATAATGTAAAGGGGTTAATCCTAAATAGatag
- the LOC109598714 gene encoding histone-arginine methyltransferase METTL23, with protein MSDGLTEQLKKFVFSSKYNIRGESQEEKLEVIIPELPQGTYSFYTWPSAPVLAWFLWERRCELPGKRVLELGSGTALPGIVAAKCGAHVTLSESATLPKSLCHTRRSCQLNNLIVNQHIKVIGLTWGLFLSNLDSIDPIDLILGSDCFYEPAVFEDILVTVAYLLEANSNAKFICTYQERSSDWSIEHLLAKWNLDCQVHNINNLGSSGGIDIHDLIGNHSIHLLEISRKL; from the exons ATGTCTGATGGACTGACGGAACAGTTGAAGAAGTTTGTGTTTTCCTCCAAGTATAACATTAGGGGGGAATCTCAGGAGGAGAAACTTGAAGTTATCATTCCTGAG CTTCCACAAGGGACCTACTCATTTTATACTTGGCCTTCGGCACCTGTTTTGGCTTGGTTCTTGTGGGAAAGAAGGTGTGAATTACCCGGCAAACGAGTATTAGAACTTGGTTCTGGCACAGCCTTACCTGGAATAGTAGCAGCTAAGTGTGGAGCTCATGTTACATTAAGTGAGTCAGCTACTCTGCCAAAATCATTGTGTCACACCAGAAGAAGTTGTCAACTGAACAATCTGATTGTTAATCAACATATAAAAGTCATTGGTTTAACCTGGGGCTTGTTTTTGAGTAATTTAGATTCTATTGACCCAATTGATTTAATTCTTGGCTCTGATTGTTTTTATGAACCCGCTGTTTTTGAGGACATATTAGTAACAGTTGCTTACTTGTTGGAAGCTAATTCTAATGCTAAGTTTATTTGTACTTATCAAGAGAGAAGTTCTGACTGGTCTATAGAACATTTGCTGGCCAAGTGGAATTTAGACTGTCAAGTGCACAATATAAACAACCTGGGATCAAGTGGTGGTATTGATATACACGACTTAATTGGTAATCATAGTATACACTTACTGGAAATCTCCAGAAAATTATAG
- the LOC109598717 gene encoding serine/arginine-rich splicing factor 4-like has translation MNPSSSLWSNPPPPGTEYEESAGELSNSSSKMDGSTTSTGRIIDKIDPFLKNPEYIEYERSRNRTRSRSRGRHKRRRSRSRSRDHHRSSHSHRKRRYRSMSRSRSRSYSRERHRHRSRDRRHRSSRYSRSRSRSKSRSHRSHKSRRERSRRSRSRTKSRLKSLSEERPPVEENEDTKVEEEEEEDEQEPIKENAFKNDGTFLEMFKKMQEEQEQKQTQESTETNKQKLMPSFGKRRGGKVLKTGMVQKTKVKSEDASNAQDAWSVYMKEVRKYKEACCDDDSKTRPLVK, from the coding sequence ATGAATCCGTCTTCGAGTTTGTGGAGCAACCCGCCTCCGCCCGGAACTGAATATGAAGAATCGGCCGGCGAGTTATCCAACAGTTCTAGTAAAATGGATGGCTCAACAACAAGCACTGGCAGAATTATAGATAAAAtcgatccatttttaaaaaatcctgaGTACATAGAGTACGAAAGGTCCAGAAATAGAACGAGAAGTCGATCTCGCGGTCGACATAAGAGGAGGAGATCTCGCAGTCGATCTAGGGACCACCACCGTAGCTCACACTCGCACAGAAAGAGAAGGTATAGGAGTATGAGCAGATCCAGGTCTAGAAGTTATAGCCGAGAGAGGCACAGACATCGCAGTCGCGATAGGAGACACAGAAGCTCAAGATATTCGAGGTCCAGATCTAGAAGTAAATCAAGGTCTCACAGGTCACACAAATCCCGACGTGAAAGATCTAGACGTTCGCGAAGCAGAACGAAGTCTAGACTAAAATCACTGTCTGAGGAACGACCACCTGTAGAAGAAAATGAGGACACAAAAGTTgaagaggaggaggaggaggacgAGCAAGAACCAATTAAGGAGAACGCATTTAAAAACGATGGAACATTTttggaaatgtttaaaaaaatgcagGAGGAGCAGGAACAAAAACAGACGCAAGAGAGCACAGAGACTAACAAACAGAAACTGATGCCCTCGTTCGGTAAACGGCGCGGAGGCAAGGTCCTGAAAACTGGCATGGTACAAAAGACTAAGGTGAAAAGTGAAGATGCATCAAATGCACAGGATGCTTGGTCGGTATACATGAAGGAAGTCAGGAAGTACAAAGAGGCCTGCTGTGATGATGATTCCAAAACCAGGCCTTTGGTCAAATAG
- the LOC109598712 gene encoding kinesin-like protein subito has product MDSTIKCSHVVSFLQARDPSLLAWNVHDLDRVRADLKNRLFEDTVVSEPESELEKDDCLKVFLRIKSHVKFDKLYTVDGDTLISKIPEDSHVMRNAKVGETITKKFTFSKILGPECTQSEMFNKIVKPKLLQFINGKNSTVMSYGASGSGKTYTIVGTENQPGLIPRSLEYVFRSLPQISDIKVKPNANGSLTVLDRTTLKDERRKLHHLLSSSHVMSDKDVHTKIYKRMQERLSSEMVATVNSSDVSVSVWVSFAEIYNEKVYDLLVPPPPRGKTRPQLRLASSHGHTYIKDLAVISVTSGLEAYQILQYGLNNLNYAATSVNSNSSRSHAIFTIKIAQVVGDMMQVSYFNFCDLAGAERLKKTRNVGERLKESNNINTSLMVLSKCINMIRQSQKQANDKLVVPFRESKLTQLFQKALGGHENICMIVNINPSLEMFDETHHVLNFSAVVKEIIVDEKPTNPIVMKKLNRFSAFIQGRSTSIQPMPEIEEHDEGEEPLEIETVEGLRRVMNDMYEQFMAEKAQWEASYLEEKQQIKERYNKVINEIETNYNKRLREADAECKRKVLEEREFWQNIAEQDGEPRAKRLKQDDCIVLSDEEDDGADDGKDFARYQLELMELRKQVEDQKKEIEELKLTLYDAEKEYTKLLATSTSQKKLIIEQQEALHQHEAALFNKLRDTPEEHDSSEENVSEEVDTEEKVEHLVEKQCSTSPDKKSLELESVIDDNKENLSECLNVSPRTLLKNKVQAQEKSLFESSNIDLKDAAETSPV; this is encoded by the exons atggacTCGACTATAAAATGCTCGCACGTGGTGTCGTTCCTTCAGGCCAGAGATCCAAGTTTGCTAGCGTGGAACGTTCACGATTTGGATAGAGTGAGAGCGGATTTAAAGAACCGTTTGTTCGAAGACACTGTCGTCTCAGAGCCCGAGAGCGAGCTCGAAAAG gATGACTGTTTGAAAGTATTTCTACGGATCAAATCACacgtaaaatttgataaattgtaTACAGTTGATGGAGACACATTGATATCAAAAATACCAGAAGACAGTCATGTGATGAGAAATGCTAAAGTTGGCGAAACCATCACCAAAAAATTcactttttcaaaaattttaggaCCAGAATGTACGCAATCGgaaatgtttaacaaaattgtcaaACCGAAGCTTTTACAATTCATTAATGGCAAGAACAGTACAGTCATGTCTTATGGAGCTTCTGGATctg GTAAAACTTATACAATTGTTGGTACAGAGAACCAACCAGGTTTGATACCAAGATCCTTGGAGTATGTGTTCAGGTCACTTCCCCAAATATCTGACATAAAAGTTAAACCAAATGCAAATGGGAGTCTCACAGTATTAGACAGGACTACACTAAAAGATGAAAGGAGAAAATTACATCATTTATTGTCCTCCTCACATGTTATGTCAGATAAAGATGTGCacacaaaaatttacaaaaggaTGCAGGAACGGCTCAGCAGCGAGATGGTCGCTACAGTCAATTCCTCGGATGTGTCAGTCAGCGTTTGGGTATCGTTCGCCGAGATCTACAATGAAAAAGTGTATGACTTATTGGTGCCGCCGCCACCCCGCGGCAAGACGCGCCCCCAGCTTCGTTTGGCCTCTTCGCACGGTCACACGTACATTAAGGATCTGGCCGTCATCAGCGTCACTTCAGGCCTCGAAGCCTATCAGATATTGCAGTACGGCCTGAACAACTTGAACTACGCCGCCACTTCAGTCAATTCGAATTCAAGTCGGTCGCACGCGATTTTTACGATCAAAATAGCCCAAGTTGTCGGCGACATGATGCAAGtttcgtattttaatttttgcgaTCTGGCCGGTGCGGAACGGCTGAAGAAAACGAGAAACGTGGGTGAAAGACTCAAGGAGTCGAACAACATCAACACGTCATTGATGGTGTTGTCAAAGTGCATAAACATGATCAGACAGTCGCAGAAACAGGCCAACGACAAGTTGGTGGTACCGTTTCGCGAATCCAAGCTCACGCAGCTGTTCCAGAAAGCTCTGGGCGGACACGAGAACATTTGCATGATAGTGAATATCAACCCGTCTTTGGAGATGTTTGACGAAACGCATCACGTTCTTAATTTCTCGGCGGTGGTGAAGGAAATCATCGTTGACGAGAAACCGACGAACCCGATAGTGATGAAGAAACTCAATCGCTTCTCCGCCTTTATCCAAGGCAGATCCACCTCTATACAACCCATGCCCGAAATCGAGGAACACGACGAGGGCGAAGAACCACTGGAGATCGAAACAGTGGAAGGTTTAAGACGGGTCATGAACGATATGTATGAACAATTTATGGCCGAAAAGGCCCAATGGGAGGCGTCCTATTTAGAGGagaagcaacaaattaaagagAGGTACAACAAAGTTATTAACGAGATCGAGACCAACTACAACAAAAGACTGCGGGAGGCTGACGCGGAATGTAAACGAAAAGTGCTCGAGGAG AGGGAGTTTTGGCAGAACATTGCGGAGCAGGACGGGGAACCTAGGGCCAAAAGATTGAAGCAAGACGATTGTATCGTGCTGAGTGACGAGGAAGATGACGGCGCCGATGATGGCAAAGATTTTGCGAGGTACCAGCTGGAGCTGATGGAACTGCGCAAGCAAGTCGAAGACCAGAAGAAGGAAATTGAAGAATTGAAGCTGACGTTGTACGATGCGGAGAAGGAATACACGAAGCTGTTGGCTACCTCAACCAGccaaaaaaaacttattattgaaCAACAAGAAGCGCTACATCAACACGAAGCGGCGCTATTTAACAAACTTAGGGACACTCCAGAAGAGCACGATTCTAGCGAGGAAAACGTCTCGGAGGAAGTGGACACTGAAGAGAAAGTTGAGCACCTTGTGGAAAAACAATGTAGTACATCGCCGGACAAGAAATCATTGGAATTGGAATCTGTAATAGACGATAATAAGGAGAATCTATCGGAGTGTTTGAACGTGTCCCCGAGGACGTTATTGAAAAACAAAGTGCAGGCACAAGAAAAGTCTTTGTTTGAGAGCagcaatattgatttaaaggaTGCGGCCGAAACAAGTCCTgtctaa